A stretch of Arthrobacter sp. NEB 688 DNA encodes these proteins:
- a CDS encoding NAD-glutamate dehydrogenase has protein sequence MSTAPATTREEILAPIAAAYEALAPDGWGRDFLERYFRHTPLDELTSRAPDVFAGVAHSHLRLARTRPPGTANVRVYNPSSDTDGWSNPRTIVQVVTDDMPFLVDSVTGALVQAGIDIHLIVHPQLVVVRDAVGELTSVADRDITKGFRSGAVGELAESWMLLSIDRESDEERRAEIERTIREVLEDVRQSVEDWPKMRSRCLVLAAELEGGQAAGVDPEEVALAVRFLRWMADDHFTFLGYREYTLDELSGGEVIAPVTGTGLGLLRADPPQGADPDLLSPEASSIAHARELLVLTKANSKSTVHRVAHLDYVGVKTLDERGEVVGERRFLGLYASTAYTESVMRVPLVAEKVQAVIDRSGLAADSHTGKDLLEVLENYPRDELFQAGVENLYETALAVTQLQERRRTKLFIREDDFGRYASCLVFIPRDRYNTAVRLRMADILKDTFGGVEVEFSARVSESALARLQFVVRVEKGQRIRTLDRTERDALEQRLVETSRTWTDRLGDALVTKYGEEDGDRLMSRFGRAFPNAYEESFSVVQGIADISHLDRLGADRGTSVALYRPLGAPDDIRRFKLFRVEPLSLTDILPIFTHMGVEVVDEQPFQVERGDGSSLHVYDFGLRVPDHAMWDACSHDRLRDLFEEAVAAVWDGRAESDGFNKLVLGAQLTWRQVVVLRTVAKYLRQTRATYSQDYLEDALVAHPGIARDLVELWETRFDPDAFTADEVGAMARDEAEEQVVGRITEALDDVSSLDHDRIVRAFLGVIRAGLRTNFYQRGRDGADHHAYVSVKLDPRAVPDLPAPRPQFEIFVYSPRVEGVHLRFGPVARGGLRWSDRREDFRTEVLGLVKAQMVKNAVIVPTGSKGGFYAKQLPDPAVDREAWLEEGKAAYRLFISGLLDVTDNRVAGAAVPPERVVRHDGDDTYLVVAADKGTATFSDIANGVAQSYGFWLDDAFASGGSAGYDHKAMGITARGAWESVKRHFREMGHDTQTEDFTVVGVGDMSGDVFGNGMLLSEHIRLVAAFDHRHVFVDPDPDAATSFAERRRLFDLPRSSWGDYDHTLVSGGGGIFPRTLKSVPVSPQMRAALGLADGVTSMTPAELIHAILLAPVDLLWNGGIGTYVKASTEDHLEIGDRANDAIRVDGDELRVKVVGEGGNLGLSQLGRIEAAFHGVRVNTDAIDNSAGVDTSDHEVNIKILLGEVVRDGGMDIAQRNELLASMTDDVAEHVLRDNYEQNVLLGNARAQEHGMVSVHERFMHWLEDRGLLDRGLEFLPVDSELEKRSNAGLGLKSPEFSVLVAYAKLALKEDILASSIPDDPYFEATLAEYFPPPIRKRFSGQLGEHPLRREIVTNSVVNSMVNRGGITFAYRAQEEAGATPEQVTRAFVVAREVFGLAEFVRRVEALDNVVPTKAQTALYLEFRRLLDRTVRWFLSARPSQLDIGAEVERFAGVVQELAPAVPDLLRGTERARLDENAARLEKAGVPEDLALHAASLLDQFSLLDITDIAADTGREPTDVAPLYYLVSERFGIDGMLGKVTRLPREDSWDALARGALRDDLYAVLESLTRSVIETSGAAGVDAHDPAAQYEAWREANDESVERATSALSGIVRLEQPNIAALSVALRTLRSVIRVGASS, from the coding sequence ATGTCGACCGCCCCGGCCACCACCCGCGAGGAGATCCTCGCGCCGATCGCGGCAGCGTACGAGGCGCTGGCCCCCGACGGCTGGGGGCGCGACTTCCTCGAGCGGTACTTCCGCCACACCCCCCTCGACGAGCTCACCTCGCGTGCGCCCGACGTCTTCGCCGGCGTGGCCCACAGCCACCTGCGTCTCGCGCGCACCCGCCCGCCGGGCACCGCGAACGTGCGCGTCTACAACCCGAGCAGCGACACCGACGGGTGGTCCAACCCCCGCACGATCGTCCAGGTCGTCACCGACGACATGCCCTTCCTCGTCGACTCCGTCACCGGCGCGCTCGTCCAGGCCGGCATCGACATCCACCTCATCGTCCACCCGCAGCTGGTCGTCGTCCGCGACGCCGTGGGCGAGCTGACCTCGGTCGCCGACCGCGACATCACCAAGGGCTTCCGGAGCGGCGCCGTGGGCGAGCTCGCCGAGTCCTGGATGCTCCTGTCCATCGACCGCGAGAGCGACGAGGAGCGCCGCGCCGAGATCGAGCGCACCATCCGCGAGGTCCTCGAGGACGTGCGCCAGTCGGTCGAGGACTGGCCGAAGATGCGCAGCCGCTGCCTCGTCCTCGCCGCCGAGCTCGAGGGCGGGCAGGCCGCCGGCGTCGACCCCGAGGAGGTCGCGCTCGCCGTCCGCTTCCTGCGCTGGATGGCCGACGACCACTTCACCTTCCTCGGCTACCGCGAGTACACGCTCGACGAGCTCAGCGGTGGCGAGGTCATCGCCCCGGTCACCGGCACGGGTCTCGGTCTCCTGAGGGCCGACCCGCCGCAGGGCGCCGACCCCGACCTCCTGAGCCCCGAGGCGTCGAGCATCGCCCACGCCCGCGAGCTGCTCGTCCTCACGAAGGCCAACTCCAAGTCGACCGTGCACCGCGTCGCCCACCTCGACTACGTCGGCGTCAAGACGCTCGACGAGCGCGGCGAGGTCGTGGGCGAGCGTCGCTTCCTCGGCCTCTACGCCTCCACCGCGTACACCGAGTCGGTCATGCGGGTGCCGCTCGTCGCCGAGAAGGTGCAGGCGGTCATCGACCGATCGGGCCTCGCCGCCGACAGCCACACCGGCAAGGACCTCCTCGAGGTCCTCGAGAACTACCCGCGCGACGAGCTCTTCCAGGCGGGCGTCGAGAACCTCTACGAGACCGCCCTCGCGGTCACGCAGCTGCAGGAGCGACGCCGCACCAAGCTGTTCATCCGCGAGGACGACTTCGGCCGCTACGCCTCGTGCCTCGTCTTCATCCCGCGCGACCGCTACAACACGGCCGTGCGCCTGCGGATGGCCGACATCCTCAAGGACACCTTCGGCGGGGTCGAGGTCGAGTTCTCCGCGCGGGTCAGCGAGTCCGCCCTCGCCCGACTGCAGTTCGTCGTCCGGGTCGAGAAGGGGCAGCGCATCCGCACCCTCGACCGCACCGAGCGCGACGCCCTCGAGCAGCGGCTCGTCGAGACCAGCCGCACGTGGACCGACCGCCTCGGTGACGCCCTCGTGACGAAGTACGGCGAGGAGGACGGCGACCGGCTGATGAGCCGCTTCGGCCGGGCGTTCCCCAACGCCTACGAGGAGTCGTTCTCGGTCGTCCAGGGCATCGCCGACATCAGCCACCTCGACCGGCTCGGCGCCGACCGGGGCACGAGCGTCGCGCTCTACCGGCCGCTCGGGGCGCCCGACGACATCCGTCGCTTCAAGCTCTTCCGGGTCGAGCCGTTGTCGCTCACCGACATCCTGCCGATCTTCACGCACATGGGCGTCGAGGTCGTCGACGAGCAGCCCTTCCAGGTCGAGCGCGGCGACGGCTCGTCGCTGCACGTGTACGACTTCGGCCTGCGCGTCCCGGACCACGCGATGTGGGACGCCTGCTCGCACGACCGCCTGCGCGACCTCTTCGAGGAGGCCGTCGCCGCCGTCTGGGACGGCCGGGCCGAGTCCGACGGCTTCAACAAGCTCGTCCTGGGCGCGCAGCTGACCTGGCGCCAGGTCGTCGTGCTGCGCACCGTCGCGAAGTACCTGCGCCAGACCCGCGCCACGTACTCGCAGGACTACCTCGAGGACGCGCTCGTCGCCCACCCGGGCATCGCGCGCGACCTCGTCGAGCTGTGGGAGACCCGCTTCGACCCGGACGCGTTCACCGCGGACGAGGTCGGCGCGATGGCGCGCGACGAGGCCGAGGAGCAGGTCGTCGGGCGCATCACCGAGGCCCTCGACGACGTCTCGAGCCTCGACCACGACCGCATCGTGCGGGCCTTCCTCGGGGTCATCCGCGCCGGGCTGCGCACGAACTTCTACCAGCGCGGCCGCGACGGCGCCGACCACCACGCGTACGTGTCGGTCAAGCTCGACCCGCGCGCCGTGCCCGACCTGCCCGCTCCGCGACCGCAGTTCGAGATCTTCGTCTACAGCCCGCGGGTCGAGGGCGTGCACCTGCGCTTCGGCCCGGTGGCCCGCGGCGGCCTGCGCTGGTCGGACCGGCGCGAGGACTTCCGCACCGAGGTGCTCGGCCTGGTCAAGGCGCAGATGGTCAAGAACGCCGTCATCGTGCCGACCGGCTCCAAGGGCGGCTTCTACGCCAAGCAGCTGCCCGACCCCGCGGTCGACCGCGAGGCGTGGCTCGAGGAGGGCAAGGCGGCCTACCGCCTGTTCATCTCCGGCCTGCTCGACGTCACCGACAACCGCGTCGCCGGCGCGGCCGTCCCGCCCGAGCGCGTCGTGCGCCACGACGGCGACGACACCTACCTCGTCGTCGCGGCCGACAAGGGCACCGCGACCTTCTCCGACATCGCCAACGGCGTCGCGCAGTCGTACGGGTTCTGGCTCGACGACGCCTTCGCGTCCGGCGGCTCGGCCGGCTACGACCACAAGGCGATGGGCATCACCGCCCGCGGTGCGTGGGAGTCGGTCAAGCGTCACTTCCGCGAGATGGGCCACGACACCCAGACCGAGGACTTCACGGTCGTCGGCGTCGGCGACATGAGCGGCGACGTCTTCGGCAACGGGATGCTCCTCTCGGAGCACATCCGCCTCGTCGCGGCCTTCGACCACCGCCACGTCTTCGTCGACCCGGACCCCGACGCGGCCACCTCCTTCGCCGAGCGCCGGCGCCTGTTCGACCTGCCGCGCTCGTCGTGGGGCGACTACGACCACACCCTCGTCTCCGGGGGCGGCGGCATCTTCCCGCGCACCCTCAAGTCGGTCCCGGTCTCGCCGCAGATGCGCGCGGCGCTCGGGCTCGCCGACGGCGTGACGTCGATGACGCCGGCCGAGCTCATCCACGCGATCCTCCTCGCGCCGGTCGACCTGCTGTGGAACGGCGGCATCGGCACCTACGTCAAGGCCTCCACCGAGGACCACCTCGAGATCGGCGACCGCGCCAACGACGCCATCCGCGTCGACGGCGACGAGCTGCGGGTCAAGGTCGTCGGCGAGGGCGGCAACCTCGGTCTCTCGCAGCTGGGTCGGATCGAGGCGGCGTTCCACGGCGTCCGCGTCAACACCGACGCGATCGACAACTCCGCGGGCGTCGACACCTCCGACCACGAGGTCAACATCAAGATCCTCCTCGGCGAGGTCGTCCGCGACGGCGGGATGGACATCGCGCAGCGCAACGAGCTGCTCGCGTCGATGACCGACGACGTCGCCGAGCACGTGCTGCGCGACAACTACGAGCAGAACGTCCTGCTGGGCAACGCCCGCGCGCAGGAGCACGGGATGGTCAGCGTCCACGAGCGCTTCATGCACTGGCTCGAGGACCGCGGGCTGCTCGACCGGGGGCTGGAGTTCCTCCCCGTCGACAGCGAGCTCGAGAAGCGGTCGAACGCCGGCCTGGGCCTCAAGAGCCCGGAGTTCTCGGTGCTCGTCGCCTACGCGAAGCTCGCGCTCAAGGAGGACATCCTCGCGAGCTCGATCCCCGACGACCCGTACTTCGAGGCGACGCTGGCGGAGTACTTCCCGCCGCCGATCCGCAAGCGGTTCTCGGGCCAGCTCGGCGAGCACCCGCTGCGCCGCGAGATCGTCACCAACTCGGTGGTCAACTCGATGGTCAACCGCGGCGGCATCACCTTCGCCTACCGGGCGCAGGAGGAGGCCGGCGCGACGCCGGAGCAGGTGACGCGGGCGTTCGTCGTGGCGCGCGAGGTGTTCGGCCTGGCCGAGTTCGTGCGGCGCGTCGAGGCCCTCGACAACGTCGTGCCGACGAAGGCGCAGACCGCGCTCTACCTCGAGTTCCGTCGGCTGCTCGACCGCACCGTGCGCTGGTTCCTGTCGGCGCGGCCCTCGCAGCTCGACATCGGCGCCGAGGTCGAGCGGTTCGCCGGGGTCGTCCAGGAGCTCGCTCCCGCGGTGCCCGACCTGCTGCGCGGTACCGAGCGGGCCCGGTTGGACGAGAACGCGGCCCGCCTCGAGAAGGCCGGTGTGCCCGAGGACCTCGCGCTCCACGCGGCGTCGCTGCTCGACCAGTTCTCGCTGCTCGACATCACCGACATCGCCGCCGACACCGGCCGCGAGCCGACCGACGTGGCGCCGCTGTACTACCTCGTGTCCGAGCGGTTCGGCATCGACGGGATGCTCGGCAAGGTCACCCGCCTGCCGCGCGAGGACAGCTGGGACGCCCTGGCCCGTGGCGCGCTGCGCGACGACCTGTACGCCGTGCTCGAGTCGCTGACCCGCTCGGTCATCGAGACCTCGGGGGCGGCGGGCGTCGACGCGCACGACCCGGCGGCGCAGTACGAGGCGTGGCGCGAGGCCAATGACGAGTCCGTGGAGCGGGCGACGTCCGCGCTGTCGGGCATCGTGCGGCTGGAGCAGCCGAACATCGCGGCCCTCTCGGTCGCGCTGCGGACCCTGCGCTCCGTCATCCGGGTGGGCGCGTCGAGCTGA
- a CDS encoding PAS domain-containing sensor histidine kinase, giving the protein MSTLAEMLRTTSDLEPMESEWLHLLAGDWQLVADLSFADLVLWVRGGLDGWRAVAHVRPNTGPMVFYDDIVGRGSTRQRAAMLDNAARERRLVAAPVPTVREDMSIREDAVPVLCGERVIAVVTRHTNLTGGRTPSRLELTYRDLADSLLRMVATGEFPSPSAPTGLRRGAPRVGDGVIHLDPDGVVRYASPNAVSAVHRMGHVGDVMGETLAKVVTDLVAAGERAVDESLAVVVMGRASWRTEVETASATVTMRAIPLTLNGVRTGAMILLRDVSELRRREQELLTKDATIREIHHRVKNNLQTVAALLRLQARRVPEADARAALDEAVRRVAVIATVHETLSSGFDETVSFDEIALRGLRAVVEVAVREHHVDSRFEGSFGRVRAEDATALAMVISELVQNAIEHGLEDRDGSVVVKVDRQPADGGDHLTVSVTDDGTGLPAGFRPGMAGLGTKIVTSFVQDLRGRIRWENIEPHGTKVEFVARLRPLGGR; this is encoded by the coding sequence GTGAGCACGCTGGCCGAGATGCTGCGGACGACGTCGGACCTCGAGCCGATGGAGTCCGAGTGGCTGCACCTCCTCGCGGGGGACTGGCAGCTCGTCGCCGACCTGTCGTTCGCCGACCTCGTCCTGTGGGTGCGGGGCGGCCTCGACGGCTGGCGCGCGGTCGCGCACGTGCGCCCGAACACCGGCCCGATGGTCTTCTACGACGACATCGTCGGGCGCGGCTCCACCCGGCAGCGGGCGGCGATGCTCGACAACGCCGCCCGCGAGCGCCGGCTCGTCGCCGCTCCGGTGCCGACCGTGCGCGAGGACATGTCGATCCGCGAGGACGCCGTGCCCGTGCTGTGCGGCGAGCGGGTCATCGCGGTCGTCACCCGGCACACCAACCTCACCGGCGGGCGCACCCCGAGCCGTCTCGAGCTGACCTACCGCGACCTCGCTGACTCGCTCCTGCGCATGGTCGCGACGGGCGAGTTCCCCTCGCCGTCGGCGCCGACCGGGCTGCGCCGCGGCGCCCCGCGGGTCGGCGACGGCGTCATCCACCTCGACCCCGACGGCGTCGTCCGCTACGCCAGCCCCAACGCGGTCTCGGCCGTGCACCGGATGGGCCACGTCGGCGACGTCATGGGCGAGACCCTCGCCAAGGTCGTCACCGACCTCGTCGCGGCGGGGGAGCGGGCGGTCGACGAGTCGCTGGCCGTCGTCGTCATGGGCCGCGCGTCGTGGCGCACCGAGGTCGAGACGGCGAGCGCGACGGTGACGATGCGCGCCATCCCGCTGACCCTCAACGGGGTGCGCACCGGCGCGATGATCCTCCTGCGCGACGTCTCGGAGCTGCGCCGGCGCGAGCAGGAGCTGCTGACCAAGGACGCGACGATCCGCGAGATCCACCACCGCGTGAAGAACAACCTCCAGACGGTCGCGGCGCTGCTGCGCCTGCAGGCCCGACGGGTGCCCGAGGCCGATGCCCGCGCCGCGCTCGACGAGGCCGTGCGCCGGGTCGCGGTCATCGCCACGGTGCACGAGACCCTGTCGTCGGGCTTCGACGAGACGGTGTCGTTCGACGAGATCGCGCTGCGGGGCCTGCGCGCGGTCGTCGAGGTCGCGGTGCGCGAGCACCACGTCGACAGCCGCTTCGAGGGCTCGTTCGGGCGGGTGCGCGCCGAGGACGCGACGGCCCTGGCGATGGTCATCTCCGAGCTGGTGCAGAACGCCATCGAGCACGGCCTCGAGGACCGGGACGGGTCGGTCGTGGTCAAGGTCGACCGTCAGCCGGCCGACGGCGGCGACCACCTCACCGTGTCGGTCACCGACGACGGCACCGGCCTTCCCGCGGGCTTCCGCCCGGGGATGGCCGGCCTCGGCACGAAGATCGTCACCTCGTTCGTCCAGGACCTGCGTGGCCGCATCCGCTGGGAGAACATCGAGCCGCACGGGACGAAGGTGGAGTTCGTCGCACGGCTGCGCCCGCTCGGCGGCCGCTGA
- a CDS encoding carboxypeptidase-like regulatory domain-containing protein → MLGVGIAVGALLGPLAVSSSAGVASSTQQAVPRATAVRASAGTVTGVVRGPDGRPAPRVLVTVTTPDALPGRTWSGRTGADGRYAIHGIPGTGIGGEWCADTSAQSRPLASRCASQQSLAFDASRRATMDVWLRTGREVRGVVRGSDGRAVGGASVVLDRLGPDGLGPEPAARLTARRDGTFRTFVEDRVRVCAWAPDVRRPGAPQGWAPACGPDVRPGGPVETLVLSPGAGASGRVTDASGAPLAGVRVAATSTEGGIVPHAVTRADGRWTLRGLGAWQGVLVVDPGAVPGRHGTGFVWQPHTDPVSGRQVELSLVVGAVVPGVDDVLAEGAAIRGRALDPRGRPAPGVLVTAGQTRYAGEPTRTAVTARDGGYRVLGIRPGYGFACVDPRGMAPTDANLLAECWKDQTDGSSTALTLTAGKTLSGINPRLDQAGAVAVRVVDDTGKALGGATVGVADGSNQRLVTGVDGRATFRHVRPGDQAVILREGTVTPEASPTGIIDSLELPGVTVVAGRTARLTVTARRGAAVAGRVTDARGRPLDGVEVGQYTGAATTGADGRYVLRGLDAGSGPTVVCFYPRFARGPAADGYAQECFQDEPDVFSADPVAVTNGRTTRLATTVLGAAGSIGGRVTLPDGSPAESVGVSVSTLDGRSVGAPNFPSTDADGRFRVGGIPEGEYRVCFSPNVGYDHECWDDAEGADTATTVVLGDGQARTGIDAVLDPLASISGSVTDPDGVPVAGAEVSVSGSTELLTTTVDDGSFTVSDVPRGSWTVCVRPVGELVGECWRDAEPGGDVTPVVVRSQPVTGIALTPPRGGVVSGTVTGSGAAVPGALVTVRPSGGGETRSATVSPDDGSYRVGGLATGSYVVCAQAEGAWLPTCWQDAADEWSATPVQASVGSTTSGIDLRLREAAQVSGVVRSADGAPAPDVFVLVSDDVNGRYGYGITDGSGRYTVGSLAPGDYSVCADGPTGSTCFGAPDGGVPPTLPLPGGTTDGIDITLRP, encoded by the coding sequence GTGCTGGGGGTCGGGATCGCCGTGGGGGCGCTGCTCGGGCCGTTGGCGGTGAGCTCCTCGGCCGGCGTGGCGTCCTCGACGCAGCAGGCGGTGCCGCGCGCCACTGCAGTGCGGGCGTCCGCCGGGACGGTGACCGGCGTCGTCCGGGGCCCGGACGGCCGGCCCGCGCCGCGCGTGCTCGTGACGGTCACCACCCCGGACGCCCTGCCGGGCCGGACCTGGAGCGGGCGCACCGGGGCGGACGGGCGCTACGCGATCCACGGCATCCCCGGCACCGGCATCGGCGGCGAGTGGTGCGCCGACACCTCCGCGCAGTCGCGGCCGCTCGCGAGCCGGTGCGCGTCCCAGCAGTCGCTCGCCTTCGACGCGTCGCGGCGGGCGACGATGGACGTCTGGCTGCGCACCGGGCGTGAGGTCCGTGGCGTCGTCCGGGGGAGCGACGGCCGTGCGGTCGGTGGCGCGAGCGTCGTGCTCGACCGGCTGGGTCCGGACGGCCTCGGGCCGGAGCCGGCCGCTCGCCTCACCGCCCGGCGCGACGGCACGTTCCGGACCTTCGTCGAGGACCGGGTCCGCGTCTGTGCCTGGGCGCCGGACGTGCGGCGGCCGGGCGCCCCGCAGGGCTGGGCCCCGGCGTGCGGGCCCGACGTCCGGCCCGGCGGCCCGGTCGAGACGCTCGTGCTGTCGCCCGGCGCCGGGGCGAGCGGGCGGGTGACGGACGCGTCGGGGGCTCCGCTGGCGGGCGTCCGGGTGGCCGCCACGTCCACGGAGGGCGGGATCGTGCCGCACGCGGTCACGCGCGCCGACGGCCGGTGGACGCTGCGCGGGCTCGGGGCCTGGCAGGGCGTCCTCGTCGTCGACCCGGGCGCGGTGCCCGGGCGGCACGGTACCGGCTTCGTCTGGCAGCCCCACACCGATCCGGTGAGCGGGAGGCAGGTGGAGCTCTCGCTCGTCGTCGGCGCCGTCGTCCCGGGGGTGGACGACGTCCTCGCCGAGGGCGCCGCGATCCGCGGCCGCGCCCTGGACCCCCGGGGCCGCCCGGCGCCCGGGGTGCTCGTCACCGCCGGGCAGACGCGCTACGCCGGCGAACCGACCCGAACCGCCGTCACCGCGCGCGACGGCGGCTACCGGGTCCTCGGCATCCGCCCCGGCTACGGGTTCGCGTGCGTCGACCCGCGCGGGATGGCGCCCACCGACGCGAACCTGCTCGCCGAGTGCTGGAAGGACCAGACGGACGGCAGCTCCACGGCCCTGACGCTCACCGCCGGGAAGACCCTCTCGGGCATCAACCCCCGTCTCGACCAGGCCGGCGCCGTCGCCGTCAGGGTCGTCGACGACACGGGGAAGGCGCTCGGCGGGGCGACTGTCGGCGTCGCCGACGGCTCGAACCAGCGGCTGGTCACCGGGGTCGACGGACGCGCGACCTTCCGCCACGTGCGACCCGGTGACCAGGCGGTCATCCTGCGCGAGGGCACGGTGACGCCCGAGGCGTCGCCGACCGGCATCATCGACTCCCTCGAGCTGCCGGGGGTCACCGTGGTCGCGGGGAGGACGGCGAGGCTGACGGTCACGGCCCGGCGGGGGGCCGCTGTCGCCGGACGGGTGACCGACGCCCGGGGCCGGCCGCTCGACGGTGTCGAGGTCGGCCAGTACACCGGGGCGGCGACGACCGGTGCCGACGGGCGCTACGTCCTGCGCGGCCTCGACGCCGGCTCCGGCCCGACGGTGGTCTGCTTCTACCCGCGGTTCGCCCGCGGCCCGGCCGCCGACGGCTACGCCCAGGAGTGCTTCCAGGACGAGCCCGACGTGTTCTCCGCCGACCCGGTCGCGGTGACCAACGGCCGCACGACGCGGTTGGCGACGACGGTGCTCGGCGCGGCCGGCTCGATCGGCGGCCGCGTCACCCTCCCGGACGGCTCCCCGGCGGAGTCCGTCGGGGTCTCCGTGTCGACCCTCGACGGACGGTCCGTCGGGGCCCCGAACTTTCCCTCGACGGACGCCGACGGCCGCTTCCGCGTCGGCGGCATCCCGGAGGGGGAGTACCGGGTCTGCTTCAGCCCGAACGTCGGGTACGACCACGAGTGCTGGGACGACGCCGAGGGAGCCGACACCGCGACGACCGTCGTCCTCGGCGACGGTCAGGCGCGGACCGGCATCGACGCCGTCCTCGACCCGCTGGCGTCGATCAGCGGGTCGGTGACCGACCCCGACGGGGTCCCCGTGGCCGGCGCCGAGGTGAGCGTGTCGGGGTCGACCGAGCTCCTCACGACGACGGTCGACGACGGCTCGTTCACCGTCTCGGACGTCCCGCGCGGCAGCTGGACCGTCTGCGTGCGCCCGGTCGGCGAGCTCGTCGGCGAGTGCTGGCGCGACGCCGAGCCCGGCGGTGACGTCACGCCCGTCGTCGTGCGCTCGCAGCCGGTCACCGGGATCGCCCTGACGCCGCCGCGCGGTGGGGTGGTCAGCGGCACGGTGACGGGCTCGGGTGCTGCGGTGCCGGGTGCTCTCGTGACCGTCCGCCCGAGCGGTGGGGGCGAGACGCGGTCGGCCACCGTCTCGCCGGACGACGGCTCCTACCGGGTCGGCGGGCTCGCGACCGGCTCCTACGTCGTGTGCGCGCAGGCCGAGGGGGCGTGGCTGCCGACGTGCTGGCAGGACGCCGCCGACGAGTGGTCGGCGACACCCGTCCAGGCGAGCGTCGGCTCGACGACGTCGGGCATCGACCTCCGCCTCCGCGAGGCGGCGCAGGTCTCCGGCGTCGTGCGCTCGGCCGACGGCGCGCCCGCCCCGGACGTGTTCGTCCTCGTGTCGGACGACGTGAACGGTCGCTACGGCTATGGCATCACGGACGGCTCGGGGCGCTACACGGTCGGCTCGCTCGCCCCGGGCGACTACTCGGTGTGTGCCGACGGACCGACCGGCTCGACGTGCTTCGGTGCTCCCGACGGTGGGGTCCCCCCGACACTGCCGCTGCCCGGCGGCACGACCGACGGCATCGACATCACGCTGCGCCCGTAG
- a CDS encoding aminotransferase class V-fold PLP-dependent enzyme produces MPTDPRGLRSDASLLDAWLRFHEDAPTPFTIPGHKQRHDLVGDVVAGDVPLYAGLDTMKLSRGVLAEAERRAAAAWGVDLCRFSTGGSTHGNQAVALALGRPGDEVVVSRTLHRSMLLGLVLAGLVPVWVRPEVGPGHGLPLGVAPSTVDAALREHPRAVAVLVGDPSYVGTVGDVAGLAEVAHAHDVPLVVDAAWGAHLGFHPDLPPHALALGADAVVTSAHKALPAVSQGALVLARSGRIDPRRLDAGVEATATTSPAGGILASVDAARALLERDGAALLGPVLDAVVGARARLAAVEGLVVLDGPGTDPLRLTLVLPGTGVDGNAVEADLLRRGMPLEMADRDTLCAMVTLADTPTGVSALADALLDSLARHHGPARALAASGVWSVDPVAATTPREAFFAPRESVPVEAAVGRVCAELVAPYPPGVPVLAPGELVTAEALDALRTARAAGSRIAYAADPTLTTLDVVAG; encoded by the coding sequence GTGCCGACTGACCCGCGCGGGCTGCGTTCGGACGCATCGCTGCTCGACGCCTGGCTGCGCTTCCACGAGGACGCGCCCACGCCGTTCACCATCCCCGGGCACAAGCAGCGCCACGACCTCGTCGGCGACGTCGTCGCCGGGGACGTGCCGCTCTACGCCGGGCTCGACACGATGAAGCTCTCCCGCGGCGTCCTCGCGGAGGCCGAGCGACGGGCCGCCGCGGCGTGGGGCGTCGACCTCTGCCGGTTCTCCACCGGCGGCTCGACCCACGGCAACCAGGCCGTCGCGCTGGCGCTCGGCCGCCCCGGCGACGAGGTCGTCGTCTCCCGCACCCTGCACCGCTCGATGCTCCTCGGCCTCGTCCTCGCCGGCCTCGTGCCCGTCTGGGTGCGCCCCGAGGTCGGCCCCGGGCACGGGCTGCCGCTCGGGGTCGCGCCGTCAACCGTCGACGCCGCCCTGCGCGAGCACCCCCGCGCCGTCGCGGTGCTCGTCGGCGACCCCTCCTACGTCGGGACGGTCGGCGACGTCGCCGGCCTCGCCGAGGTCGCCCACGCGCACGACGTGCCGCTCGTCGTCGACGCCGCCTGGGGCGCGCACCTCGGCTTCCACCCCGACCTGCCGCCGCACGCCCTCGCCCTCGGCGCCGACGCCGTCGTCACGAGCGCGCACAAGGCGCTGCCCGCGGTCTCGCAGGGCGCTCTCGTCCTCGCGCGCTCCGGTCGCATCGACCCGCGTCGCCTCGACGCCGGGGTCGAGGCGACCGCCACGACGAGCCCGGCGGGCGGCATCCTCGCGTCGGTGGACGCCGCGCGGGCGCTGCTGGAGCGCGACGGCGCCGCCCTCCTCGGGCCCGTCCTCGACGCCGTCGTCGGGGCCCGGGCGCGGCTGGCCGCCGTCGAGGGGCTCGTCGTCCTCGACGGTCCCGGCACCGACCCCCTCCGGCTCACGCTCGTCCTGCCCGGCACCGGTGTCGACGGGAACGCCGTCGAGGCCGACCTGCTCCGCCGCGGGATGCCGCTCGAGATGGCCGACCGCGACACGCTCTGCGCGATGGTGACCCTCGCCGACACGCCCACCGGCGTGAGCGCCCTCGCCGACGCGCTCCTGGACTCCCTCGCCCGCCACCACGGCCCGGCCCGGGCGCTCGCCGCGAGCGGCGTCTGGTCGGTCGACCCGGTGGCGGCGACGACCCCCCGGGAGGCCTTCTTCGCCCCGCGCGAGAGCGTCCCGGTCGAGGCCGCCGTCGGGCGCGTCTGCGCCGAGCTCGTCGCCCCCTACCCGCCCGGCGTCCCCGTGCTGGCGCCCGGCGAGCTGGTGACCGCGGAGGCCCTCGACGCGCTGCGCACGGCCCGTGCCGCGGGCAGCCGCATCGCCTACGCCGCCGACCCGACGCTGACGACGCTCGACGTCGTCGCGGGCTGA
- a CDS encoding WhiB family transcriptional regulator, whose protein sequence is MDWRDRAACLDEDPELFFPIGNTGPAIAQIEEAKAVCRRCEVLDTCLKWAIESGQDAGVWGGMSEDERRALKRRNARARRAG, encoded by the coding sequence ATGGATTGGCGCGACCGCGCTGCCTGCCTCGACGAGGACCCCGAGCTGTTCTTCCCGATCGGGAACACCGGCCCGGCGATCGCTCAGATCGAGGAGGCCAAGGCCGTCTGCCGTCGCTGCGAGGTGCTCGACACGTGCCTCAAGTGGGCGATCGAGTCCGGGCAGGACGCCGGAGTCTGGGGCGGCATGTCCGAGGACGAGCGCCGAGCGCTCAAGCGTCGCAACGCCCGCGCGCGCCGCGCCGGCTGA